A portion of the Flavobacterium limnophilum genome contains these proteins:
- a CDS encoding N-acetylglucosamine kinase, with the protein MRLLVDSGSTKADWIAIDEDGKILFTTQTLGLNPEILEGDEIIERLNDRFDILQNKSNATHLFFYGAGCGTERMKSSLSRIFQEYFPNAIIAVHEDTYAAVYATTPKGEEAIVSILGTGSNCSYFDGKVLHQKVQSLGYIVMDDCSGNVFGKELIRKYYFNKMPKDLAADFEKEYNLDPDFIKSKLYKEPNPNAYLATFAKFLIKHKETEFCQKIIMKGMKSFVKNYIQQYDNCKVVPIHFVGSIAFYLKEELQVTFDKYELKLGNVLRRPIDGLIAYHIANK; encoded by the coding sequence ATGAGATTATTAGTAGATAGTGGCTCAACAAAAGCCGATTGGATAGCAATAGACGAGGATGGAAAAATATTGTTTACCACCCAAACTTTAGGATTAAATCCTGAAATATTGGAAGGGGACGAAATAATTGAACGTTTGAACGATCGATTTGACATCTTGCAAAATAAAAGTAATGCCACTCATCTTTTTTTCTACGGTGCAGGTTGCGGAACGGAAAGAATGAAAAGTTCGCTTTCAAGAATTTTTCAAGAGTATTTTCCCAACGCCATTATTGCAGTTCACGAAGATACGTATGCAGCGGTTTATGCAACCACTCCAAAAGGAGAGGAAGCCATTGTGAGTATTCTGGGAACGGGTTCCAACTGCAGCTATTTTGATGGCAAAGTTTTGCATCAAAAAGTACAGTCGCTGGGGTATATCGTCATGGATGATTGCAGCGGCAACGTTTTTGGAAAAGAATTAATAAGAAAATACTATTTCAATAAAATGCCGAAAGATTTGGCCGCTGATTTCGAAAAGGAATACAATTTGGATCCGGATTTTATTAAAAGCAAATTATACAAAGAACCCAATCCAAATGCTTATTTGGCGACTTTTGCCAAGTTCTTGATCAAGCACAAGGAAACGGAATTTTGTCAAAAAATCATCATGAAAGGAATGAAATCTTTCGTCAAAAATTATATCCAACAATATGACAATTGCAAAGTAGTGCCGATTCATTTCGTTGGTTCTATCGCTTTTTACTTGAAAGAGGAATTGCAAGTCACCTTTGATAAATATGAATTGAAATTAGGCAACGTGCTTAGAAGACCTATCGACGGACTTATTGCTTATCATATTGCCAACAAATAA
- the gap gene encoding type I glyceraldehyde-3-phosphate dehydrogenase, whose amino-acid sequence MSKVKLGINGFGRIGRIVFRESFNRDNVEVVAINDLLDVDHLAYLLKYDSVHGRFNGTVEVKEGKLYVNGRNIRITAERNPADLKWNEVDVDVVAECTGIFTTIETANEHIKGGAKKVIISAPSADAPMFVMGVNHETAKASDVVVSNASCTTNCLAPLAKVIHDNFGIVEALMTTVHATTSTQMTADGPSRKDWRGGRAAAINIIPSSTGAAKAVGKVIPDLNGKLTGMAFRVPTADVSVVDLTVKVAKETSYEEIMAVLKNASETTMKGIMGYTEDAVVSQDFISDKRTSIIDANAGIGLNSTFFKLVSWYDNEYGYSSKLIDLSVHIAGLK is encoded by the coding sequence ATGTCAAAAGTAAAATTAGGAATTAATGGTTTCGGAAGAATTGGAAGAATTGTTTTCAGAGAATCTTTCAATAGAGACAATGTAGAAGTAGTAGCAATCAACGATTTATTAGATGTAGATCACTTGGCTTACTTGTTAAAATACGATTCAGTTCATGGTCGTTTTAACGGAACTGTAGAAGTAAAAGAAGGTAAACTTTATGTAAACGGAAGAAACATCCGTATCACGGCTGAAAGAAATCCAGCTGACTTAAAATGGAATGAAGTTGATGTTGATGTAGTAGCTGAATGTACAGGTATCTTCACGACTATCGAAACTGCAAATGAGCACATTAAAGGTGGTGCCAAAAAAGTAATCATCTCTGCTCCATCTGCAGATGCTCCAATGTTTGTAATGGGAGTAAACCACGAAACTGCAAAAGCTTCGGATGTTGTGGTATCTAACGCTTCTTGTACAACAAACTGTTTAGCTCCATTGGCTAAAGTTATTCACGATAATTTTGGAATTGTTGAAGCTTTGATGACAACTGTTCACGCAACAACTTCAACTCAAATGACAGCTGACGGACCTTCTAGAAAAGACTGGAGAGGTGGACGTGCTGCTGCAATAAACATCATTCCTTCTTCAACTGGAGCTGCAAAAGCTGTTGGAAAAGTAATTCCAGATTTGAATGGAAAATTAACAGGTATGGCTTTCCGTGTTCCTACTGCTGATGTTTCTGTAGTAGATTTGACTGTAAAAGTGGCCAAAGAAACTTCTTATGAAGAAATCATGGCTGTTTTGAAAAATGCATCTGAAACAACTATGAAAGGAATTATGGGATATACTGAAGATGCTGTTGTATCTCAAGATTTTATCTCTGACAAAAGAACTTCAATCATTGACGCCAATGCAGGAATTGGTTTGAATTCTACTTTCTTCAAATTGGTATCTTGGTATGATAATGAATACGGATACTCTAGTAAATTAATTGATTTATCTGTACATATTGCAGGTTTGAAATAA
- the pfkA gene encoding 6-phosphofructokinase has protein sequence MLKTIKKVGVLTSGGDSPGMNAAIRSVVRTCAYHNISCVGIYRGYQGMIEGDFLEMGARSVHNIINKGGTILKSARSTEFRTPEGRKKAYDQLVKEGVDALVVIGGDGSFTGAEIFNNEYDFPVMGIPGTIDNDIFGTSHTLGYDTALNTVVDCIDKIRDTASSHNRLFFVEVMGRDAGHIALNAGIGGGAEEVLIPEEDLGLERLVESLKKSKASGKSSSIVVIAEGDKIGKNVFELKDYVEANLPEYEIRVSVLGHMQRGGAPSCYDRVLASRLGVKAVESLLEGKSNFMVGMINDRVSLTPLEQAIKGHTEIDRELLRVSEIMSI, from the coding sequence ATGCTAAAAACAATAAAAAAAGTTGGAGTTCTAACCTCCGGGGGAGATTCACCGGGAATGAACGCAGCAATCAGGTCAGTAGTTAGGACATGTGCTTATCATAATATATCATGTGTAGGAATATATAGAGGTTACCAAGGAATGATAGAAGGCGACTTTCTGGAGATGGGAGCAAGAAGTGTACACAATATCATCAATAAAGGAGGTACAATTCTTAAATCAGCTCGATCAACAGAATTCAGGACTCCCGAAGGTCGTAAAAAAGCATACGACCAACTCGTAAAAGAAGGAGTGGATGCCTTGGTGGTTATTGGAGGAGACGGAAGTTTTACCGGTGCCGAGATTTTTAATAATGAATACGATTTTCCAGTAATGGGAATTCCAGGAACAATCGATAATGATATTTTTGGAACCAGCCATACTTTAGGATATGACACCGCCTTGAATACGGTTGTTGATTGTATTGATAAAATTAGAGATACAGCTAGTTCCCACAATCGATTATTTTTTGTTGAAGTAATGGGGCGTGATGCCGGTCATATCGCCTTGAATGCAGGAATCGGTGGTGGAGCAGAAGAAGTGTTGATTCCAGAAGAAGATTTGGGGTTGGAAAGATTGGTAGAATCACTCAAGAAAAGCAAAGCATCAGGAAAATCATCCAGTATTGTCGTGATTGCCGAAGGAGATAAAATAGGTAAAAACGTATTCGAATTAAAAGATTATGTGGAAGCCAATTTGCCGGAGTACGAAATTCGTGTTTCTGTTTTGGGACACATGCAACGTGGTGGAGCACCATCCTGTTACGACAGAGTACTTGCCAGTAGATTGGGCGTAAAAGCCGTGGAATCCTTATTGGAAGGAAAATCAAACTTTATGGTAGGGATGATCAACGACAGAGTATCGCTTACGCCATTGGAACAAGCCATAAAAGGACATACTGAAATAGACAGGGAATTGCTTCGTGTTTCAGAAATTATGTCCATATAA
- a CDS encoding translocation/assembly module TamB domain-containing protein yields the protein MVLGITLTLPFVQTRIGSYVTNSLNEKYKININVEQVSLTVFGGVKLKKVLILDHHKDTLIYANRIKTSILDWNKLLNVDLIFGDIALDGVYFNMKTYKKEKESNLDKFVAAFDSGKPPSNEHFLLTATKVKITNGHYSLIDENRENPKDVDFTKINLAATALKIYGPEVTTTINSLSFQDHRGIFVEDLSTKFSYTTKHIKLENLDLLTKESKLKGEIVMNYEIEDFSHFTDKVEFDIKLKKASLASNDIRCFYDELGKNQYFKIKGRIKGPLNNLVLSNLRLVDSKKSQIIGTIHFRNLFPSKGKEFYMNGKFAKLSTSYDDLVTILPNVLGKRLPVILKKLGTINLVGAAQVTTTSLDARFAMTSQLGKVNSDLSIENMNLSDKASYIGNVVLDNFDIGTLLDRKDVGKASLNLDVVGVGFSEKYLNTSLKGDVVQVNYNNYTYSNVVLNGNFNKGLYKGQVSVSDPNLDMDFDGLVDLSKKESKYDFHINVENADLKKLNFMKDSISVFKGDVVVQVSGNSIDNLKGDVFINKTTYQNTKATYVFDDFYIESTFDQNRVRSITVNSRDIVEGEIVGKYEFNQLKNLVTNSLGSLYTNYKPVKVKKGQFLKFNFTIYNKIVEIFYPEISIAPNTIVKGNIDSDNQEFKLNFNSPKITASTNTFDNIRIKVDNKNPLYNAYVELDSIKTKHYKIRDFSLINVTMKDTLFFRSEFKGGSKGQDYFNLNLYHTINKDNNNVVGLNKSEMKLKDYLWFLNEKETPDNQIVFDKSFTNFNFDNIILTHENQEISFMGDIKGSKYKDLKLSMKNVDLNQITPTDPKFVFKGNMNGIVNYKQDNDVYQIPASIQIDGLNINKTNLGNLNFDIVGDEKLKKFTMNSTIENENLESFKANGNIEIRDNETILDLNLKLDKFNLGILSPLGGEVISNIRGFASGNASIGGSVNKPEINGRLYVDNAGMTIPYLNVDYSLGNRTVVDLEDEKFLFKNDILTDTKYGTKGTLNGSIQHKVFSDWKLDLAISSKRLLVLDTKDSEDAAYYGVAFINGKASIKGPADGLFIKVDAKSENGSSLKIPINNAESISENDFLHFLTAKEKFNIQKGIIDNSRNYKGLELEFDLDITPNAEVEVILDRNSGHGMKGRGNGTLLFKINTLGKFQMYGDFQAYEGEYNFKYGGIIDKKFKVKKGGYISWEGNPMKARLNLEAVYKASANPAVLLENSSFNKKVDVNVVIGLRGDLTSPDPDFNFEFPTVSNVLKSEINYKLNDKEVRQTQALYLLSTGSFLSADGVSNSALSQNAFETATNLLTGMIHSEDEKFQVGLNIITPDKSLGNETDGRFVATISSKINERITINGKVGVPFGGVNQTAVIGDVEVLYRVNEDGTVNLRFFNKENDISYIGEGIGYTQGVGVSYEVDFDTFKELANRIFKSHKIEKATKKEAVDQDSNIYIEDNDGSKSQKTNDTEPKLNQEGILPEEY from the coding sequence TTGGTACTTGGCATTACCCTTACGTTGCCTTTTGTTCAAACAAGGATTGGTAGTTATGTCACCAATTCACTCAATGAAAAATACAAGATTAATATTAATGTTGAGCAGGTTTCCTTGACCGTTTTCGGTGGCGTGAAACTTAAGAAAGTCTTGATTCTGGATCATCACAAAGATACCTTGATTTATGCCAACAGAATTAAAACCAGTATTTTGGATTGGAATAAGTTGTTGAATGTTGATTTGATTTTTGGTGACATCGCTTTGGATGGGGTTTATTTTAACATGAAAACCTATAAAAAAGAGAAAGAATCCAATCTCGATAAATTTGTTGCGGCATTTGATTCGGGAAAACCACCTTCCAACGAGCATTTTTTGTTGACGGCTACCAAGGTGAAAATTACCAATGGACATTATAGTTTGATCGACGAAAATAGAGAAAATCCCAAAGATGTTGATTTTACGAAGATTAATTTGGCCGCAACGGCCTTAAAAATATATGGGCCAGAAGTGACCACGACCATCAACAGTTTGTCATTCCAGGATCATCGAGGGATATTTGTCGAGGATTTAAGCACTAAATTCAGCTATACCACGAAGCACATCAAACTGGAAAATCTTGATTTATTGACCAAGGAATCCAAGCTGAAAGGGGAAATAGTAATGAACTATGAAATTGAAGATTTCTCACATTTCACGGATAAAGTTGAATTTGACATTAAACTGAAAAAGGCTTCATTGGCGTCCAATGATATTCGCTGTTTTTATGATGAATTGGGCAAAAACCAATATTTCAAAATAAAGGGAAGAATCAAGGGACCTTTGAATAATTTGGTGCTATCGAATTTAAGATTGGTCGATTCCAAAAAGTCGCAGATAATAGGTACGATACACTTCAGAAATCTTTTTCCTAGTAAAGGAAAGGAGTTTTACATGAATGGAAAATTTGCCAAACTTTCTACCAGTTATGACGATCTTGTAACTATTTTGCCCAATGTTTTAGGGAAAAGGTTGCCTGTTATTTTGAAAAAATTGGGTACCATTAATTTGGTTGGCGCTGCGCAAGTTACCACTACTTCTCTAGATGCGCGTTTTGCCATGACCTCGCAATTGGGGAAAGTAAATTCCGATTTGAGTATCGAAAACATGAATTTATCGGACAAGGCTTCTTATATAGGGAATGTTGTTTTGGATAATTTTGACATAGGAACGTTATTGGACAGAAAAGACGTTGGAAAAGCAAGTTTGAATCTTGATGTAGTAGGCGTTGGTTTTTCCGAGAAATATTTGAATACCAGTTTAAAAGGCGATGTAGTCCAAGTTAATTACAACAATTATACCTATAGTAATGTTGTCCTCAACGGGAATTTCAATAAGGGTCTATACAAAGGCCAAGTTTCGGTAAGTGATCCTAACTTGGACATGGACTTTGACGGATTGGTTGATTTGAGCAAGAAAGAAAGCAAGTATGATTTTCACATCAATGTCGAAAATGCCGATTTGAAGAAATTAAATTTCATGAAGGATTCTATTTCCGTGTTCAAAGGTGATGTGGTGGTCCAGGTTTCCGGTAATTCGATAGACAATCTCAAAGGAGACGTATTCATTAATAAAACTACTTACCAAAATACAAAAGCCACTTATGTTTTTGATGATTTTTATATCGAATCCACTTTTGACCAAAACCGAGTGCGATCGATTACCGTAAATTCACGTGATATTGTCGAAGGAGAAATTGTGGGGAAATATGAATTCAACCAATTAAAAAATTTAGTCACCAATTCACTTGGAAGTCTATACACCAATTACAAGCCTGTCAAAGTAAAAAAAGGCCAGTTCCTGAAATTTAATTTTACGATTTACAATAAAATAGTCGAAATCTTTTATCCGGAAATATCCATAGCCCCAAACACCATCGTAAAAGGGAATATCGATTCCGATAATCAAGAATTCAAACTCAATTTTAATTCGCCAAAAATTACGGCTTCGACCAATACTTTTGACAATATTAGAATCAAGGTTGACAACAAAAATCCGCTTTACAATGCTTATGTCGAATTAGACAGCATAAAAACCAAACATTACAAGATTCGGGATTTTAGCTTGATCAACGTGACCATGAAAGACACCTTGTTCTTTCGATCCGAGTTTAAAGGAGGTTCAAAAGGGCAGGATTATTTTAATTTGAACTTGTATCACACCATAAATAAAGACAACAACAATGTTGTAGGACTAAATAAATCCGAAATGAAGCTCAAGGATTATTTGTGGTTTTTGAATGAAAAGGAAACCCCAGACAATCAAATAGTTTTTGATAAATCTTTCACGAATTTCAATTTTGACAATATAATTCTGACTCATGAAAATCAGGAAATTTCCTTTATGGGCGACATAAAAGGTTCCAAGTACAAGGATTTGAAACTGAGCATGAAAAATGTCGATTTAAACCAGATTACTCCAACAGATCCCAAGTTTGTCTTTAAAGGAAACATGAACGGCATCGTTAATTACAAACAAGATAATGACGTTTACCAGATTCCGGCTTCCATCCAAATTGACGGCTTGAATATCAACAAAACGAATTTGGGCAATTTGAATTTTGATATTGTTGGGGATGAAAAGTTGAAGAAATTTACCATGAATTCCACTATCGAAAATGAAAATTTGGAATCTTTCAAAGCCAATGGAAATATTGAAATAAGGGACAACGAAACCATTTTGGACTTAAACTTAAAATTGGACAAGTTTAATTTGGGAATCCTGAGTCCGTTGGGCGGAGAGGTAATTTCCAACATCCGGGGATTTGCTTCTGGAAATGCCAGTATAGGTGGAAGTGTCAATAAGCCCGAAATCAACGGACGACTCTATGTGGATAATGCGGGAATGACTATTCCGTACCTGAATGTCGACTATTCATTAGGCAACAGAACCGTGGTTGATTTAGAAGACGAGAAATTCTTGTTTAAAAACGATATTCTTACCGATACGAAATACGGCACAAAAGGAACTTTAAACGGGAGTATCCAGCATAAAGTTTTTTCGGATTGGAAATTGGATTTAGCCATCAGTTCAAAAAGGCTATTGGTGCTGGATACCAAAGACAGCGAAGATGCGGCTTATTATGGAGTTGCCTTTATCAACGGTAAAGCAAGTATCAAAGGACCGGCAGACGGATTGTTTATCAAGGTTGACGCTAAATCCGAAAATGGATCGTCATTAAAAATCCCCATCAATAATGCCGAAAGCATAAGTGAAAATGATTTTCTCCATTTCTTGACGGCCAAAGAAAAATTTAATATACAGAAGGGCATCATTGACAATTCCAGAAATTACAAGGGACTTGAATTGGAGTTTGACCTTGATATCACGCCCAATGCGGAAGTGGAAGTTATATTGGACCGAAATTCTGGACACGGGATGAAAGGCAGGGGAAATGGAACCTTGCTGTTCAAAATTAACACCTTGGGTAAGTTTCAAATGTATGGCGATTTTCAGGCATATGAAGGGGAATACAATTTTAAATACGGAGGTATAATCGACAAAAAATTTAAAGTTAAAAAAGGCGGCTATATTTCCTGGGAAGGAAATCCGATGAAAGCGCGTTTGAATTTAGAGGCGGTTTACAAAGCCTCGGCAAATCCTGCCGTATTGCTGGAGAATTCTTCTTTTAACAAAAAGGTGGATGTCAATGTAGTTATTGGTCTTCGAGGCGATTTGACCAGTCCTGATCCCGATTTTAATTTCGAATTTCCAACCGTGAGCAATGTGTTGAAATCGGAAATAAATTATAAATTAAATGACAAAGAGGTAAGACAAACCCAAGCCTTGTATCTTTTGTCCACGGGAAGTTTTTTGAGTGCCGACGGAGTCAGTAATTCTGCCTTGTCCCAGAATGCATTTGAAACGGCTACCAATTTATTGACGGGAATGATACATTCCGAAGACGAAAAATTTCAAGTGGGCTTGAATATAATTACTCCCGATAAATCATTGGGTAATGAAACCGACGGAAGGTTTGTGGCGACCATTTCATCAAAAATTAATGAGCGTATCACCATAAACGGAAAAGTGGGAGTTCCTTTTGGAGGGGTCAACCAAACGGCCGTCATTGGCGATGTTGAGGTTTTGTACAGGGTTAATGAAGACGGAACGGTAAATTTGCGTTTTTTCAATAAGGAAAACGACATCAGTTATATAGGTGAAGGAATTGGATATACACAAGGAGTCGGGGTTTCTTATGAAGTGGATTTTGACACCTTCAAGGAGCTGGCCAATAGAATATTCAAAAGCCATAAAATAGAAAAGGCGACAAAAAAAGAAGCAGTTGACCAAGATTCCAATATCTATATAGAAGATAATGATGGTTCTAAATCCCAAAAAACAAACGACACAGAACCAAAATTAAATCAGGAAGGAATTCTTCCCGAGGAATATTAA